ACTTCTCGCGCAGCCGGCCAAAAGCACTATTGCGCAGGATTTCCTCATGCAACCGTTCACGCGCGTCCACGCGTGAACCGTCAGGCTTGAGGCGCGGGCGGATAAGCAGGTGGATGCCGCCAATATCCGGCAGGTCATGGAGCACTTTTTCCATGACAGCCTTGGCCAAAAAGCCGGTCGAGCCGGTGAGCAATACATGCTTGCCGGCAAAAAATCGGCGAATGGATAGCGGTTCGTTAATGTTGTTCACAACTCACGTACTCCAATGGTGCCACAAACAACCCATCCATGGCAACATCGGCAACTGCTTCAAGACTAGGTTCATTCGGGAAATAAATGCAAGCCGAGTAATGGGAAAAAATGCCATGTCACTAATCACAGGGTTGCGTCCAAGCTGGCGCGGAAGCGACGACACGCCACAGTAATATCGTCGGCGTTCAAGATGGCCGAAACGACGCAGATTCGACGCGCTCCGGCAGCCAGAACTTCGGGCAGATTGGTCAATTGAATGCCGCCGATGGCAAACCATGGAATGGGAACCTGCTTGGCCGCCCAACGTACATAATCCAACGTCACTGGTTTCGCGGCAGGCTTGGTGCCGGTGGCGTAAACCGGACCAATGGCGATATAATCCGGTGCGGCCTGCAAGGCGCGGAGCGCCTGGTCCGGCTGATGGGTACTCAAGCCCAGCCTAAAATGTGAGGGGGAAGGCAATGCTTGAAGTAAGTCATGTTTGTGCCGGTAGCCGGTATCGAAGAAATCTTCCTGTCCCAGATGGCAGCACTCGGCACCCAATTCGGCGGCGAGCTGAGGGTAGTCGTTGATGACCAGGGGCACACCGGCAGCGCGGGTTACCGGCAGAATTGCCTCCGCCAACCGGCGCACCTGGTCTGCCGTTTCATTCTTTGCCCGCAATTGGATGATATCCGAGCCGCCCTCGCATAATTGCCGGGCAACGTCCACCGGAGTGCGACCATGCAGAAAGGCCGTATCCACAAAGGTGTAGAGATGACATTCGTGAATGGCTTTCATGAGCGCAAGGGAGGTGGCCATTCCCCCATCACTTCAGGCTTGTTCTTCCAACAAGTCCCGACGGGCGCCATTCAGCAGTTGCTCAATGAAACTGGTGGTATAAACCCCGCGACGGAAATTCGGATCCTGCAAAATAGCCTGCTCAAAGGGGATCGTCGTCTTGATGCCGGTAATCATGAATTCACTTAGGGCACGGCTCATCCGATCCATGGCTTCACGGCGGTCCTTGCCGTAAGTAATCAGTTTACCGATCATGGAATCATAATGCGGCGGGATCGTATAGCCGGCATAAGCATGACTATCCAAACGGACCCCGCGTCCACCCGGAGAATAGTACATTTCAATCCGGCCCGGAGAAGGACGGAAGTCATCAAACGGGTCCTCGGCATTAATGCGGCATTCGATCGAATGACCATGCATGGTCACGTCCGAAATTTTCAGCGGCTCACCCAAGGCCAGCAAAATTTGCTGTCGAACGAGATCCACGCCCGTGACTTCCTCGGTAATCGGGTGTTCCACCTGGATGCGTTTATTAACCTCCAGAAAGTAAAAACTGCCATCCTCCGCCACCACGAATTCAACCGTGCCAGCATTGGTATAACCAGCAGCCTCCCCAATCTTGATGGCGGCTTTGCAGAGTTTTTTCCGTAAATCCTTAAACTTATTTTCGATAAAAGGGGAAGGGGTTTCCTCAATTAATTTCTGGTTACGCCGTTGAATGGAACAATCCCGCTCTCCCAGATGAATCACTTTACCTCGGTTATCGCCCAAAATCTGAATCTCAATATGGCGGGGATTATCAATAAACTTCTCAATATAGACACCGCCATTGCCAAAAGCTTTTTCCGCCTCCACTTTCGCCGTGTGAAACCCTTTGATCAAGGTCATGTCATTGTGGACCAACCGCATGCCACGTCCGCCTCCGCCAGCGATGGCCTTGATCAGAACCGGGTAGCCGATCTTCTGCGCAATATGAATTGCCTCTTGCTCCGTTTCCACCAAACCTTCTGATCCAGGCGGAATTGGAACCCCAACCTTTTTCGCCAATGCCCGGCTTACCGCCTTATCGCTCAAGGCATTAAGTGCTTTTGAACTGGGGCCGATAAACCGGATATTGCAGTTTTCGCAGACATCCGCAAAGTGTGCATTTTCAGATAAAAATCCATAACCGGGGTGAATGGCATCCACATCGGTAATTTCAGCGGCGGAAATAAGGCGGTCTACGCGCAAATAACTCTCACTGGAAGCACCTTTGCCAATGCAGATCGCCTCGTCCGCAAGTTGCACATGCATGGAGTTGGCGTCTGGTTCGGAATAGACCGCGACCGTGCGCACGTTCAGTTCTTTGCAGGCGCGAATGATGCGGACCGCAATTTCACCGCGATTGGCGATTAAAATCTTCTCAAACATGATGTGAAAGGCATTACTACGCTACAGCCAATCCCCAGTCCAATACCGAATGGAATGGCAAACGACTTATGATAAACGATTTATAAAGGGCGAATCTTAAACAGCGGTTGCCCGAATTCAACCGGCTTGGAATTCTCCACCAGCACGGCGGTGATCACTCCGCGCACTTCCGCCTTAATCTCATTCATAACCTTCATGGCCTCAATAATGCACACGACGGTGTCAGGGTTGACTTCGGAGCCGATATCCACGTAAGAAGAGGACTCTGGTGAAGGAGCACGATATAGGGTGCCAATCATCGGCGATTTGATTTCTGTTTCATTGGCATTAGCTGCTCCCGATGCGGGAGCCGAGGTGGCAGGTGAAGCCAGCGGAGCTACATTCTGAGGAGCCGGTGCATAAACCGTCATTCCCTGCCCGTCATCCATGACCGTCGTCCCCCCATTGCCTCGTTTCAGTTTAATTTTAAATTCCTGACCTTTTTCCAACTCGAACTCGCTAATTGAGTTCTTTTTCATCAGGTCAATAATTGCTTTTATGTCTTTTAGGTCCACAGAGCCCTCCAGGTGGTGATTATGGTTTTAGATGGAATCCGAGCTAACAAACGAGGTTATGTCCCTTGCCATCACAAGGGCCACTTGCTGATAAAAACACGCCAAAAAAAATCTCAAACTATGCACTTTGTTGCTCAATCGTAATATACAGTTTTCAATACACTACCGCTCACGGTTCACCAACACTACGAATGGGAGAATATCGGGTGTTTACCAAACCGTCAAGCTAGTTTTTTTCTTAAAAAAATGCCAGTTATCACCGAATGGAAGCCAAATAATCTGAAAAAAAGCCTAAAAATGACTAAGCTTTAACATTAACGGCGGCTTCCAATGCTAAAACATACGAAAATGCCCCAAAACCGCTAATTTGCCCCTTGCAGACGGGTGCTATCAGGGAGCGATGACGAAACTCTTCACGGGAATAAACGTTTGAAAGATGAATTTCAATGGTGGTTATACCCACGGCTGCGATAGCGTCCCTCAATGCAACGCTGGTGTGAGTATAGGCGGCAGCATTTAATACGATGACATCAAAATTACCCTTGGCCTCCTGTATCCAAGTGACCAGCTCGCCTTCCAGATTGGATTGCCTGAAATCAATTTCCATCTTAAGCGCTTTGGCTCGTTTACGGACCATGGCTTCAATATCCGCCAGTGTCGTCTGGCCGTAGATTTGGGGTTCCCGGCTACCCAGCAGATTCAAGTTTGGTCCATTTAGGAATAATGCTTTCATGAATGGGGGGGTAATTTAATAGATTTTCCCTGATTTGTCACGCAGAATTCACAAAAAACAGGAAAATTGTGGTAACGACTTGTATTTTTTCAAGGTTTGTCGAGACTTGCGCAAACATGATTTATGATTCCCAAGGAATGGCTGCGAAAAATTCGCCGACTTGAGCTGCGCACCACGCTGTTGGTGGAAACCCTGATGGCTGGCCAATACCGGTCGGCATTCAAAGGGCGCGGCATGGACTTTGACGAGGTGCGACCATACGAACCGGGCGATGATGTACGCCGGATAGACTGGAACGTCACGGCCCGAACGGGGGTGGTTCACATAAAAAAGTACGTCGAAGAGCGTGCTTTGACCGTGCTGCTGTTGGTGGACGTCAGTGCCTCCGGCCAAACCGGGTCCCTCAGGCAGAGCAAACGGGAAACGGCGGCGGAATTGGCAGCGATTTTGGGGTTTAGCGCGGTGCTCAACAATGACCGGGTTGGCCTGCTGCTATTCACGGAGCAGACCGAGCGCTATTTGAGCCCGCGAAAAAGCCGTCAGCACGTCCTGGCCATCATTGACTTGATCCTGACCCACCAACCCAAACGGCGCGGGACGAATCTAACTGGCGCCCTTAACCGTGTCTATCATGCGCATTCGCGTAAAGCGGTCATCTTTTTGCTTTCCGACTTTATGGATCAAGGGTACGAACGCGCCTTGAAAGTGGTGGGGCGCAAACACGATTTGATCGGCGTCCCCATCATTGACCCCAGCGAGGAGGCATTGCCAAATGTTGGTTGGATTGCCTTTGAAGATTCTGAAACCGGTGAAGTGGTGGAAATCAACACAGCGGACCCCAAAGCCCGCGCCATCTTCGCCGAAAACGCCGGTCGCCGACGGGAGAGCATTCGCCAGGCGTTGCAGCGAGCGGGGCTGGATCAAATCGTCGTAGAATTGGATCAGCCATACCTGCAAGCACTGGCCCGTTTTTTCCATCTGCGCCATCACCGCCTGCATCCATGAAGACGCCCGGTTCAAGATTTGGAAAGAAAGCTCTCATCAAAGCCATGTTCACCACTGTTGGGATCGCGTTATTCGTCATCCTCCTGCTATTAGCTGGCTGCCAGCGGCGTCTGATTTACCATCCGCGTGCATACCCGACGGATTTTCGCGCCCACCTTCCGAATGGCATGGTGGAACTTGCGTTTGAAACCGCTTCAGGCCGGCAGACCGCGTTTTACCTGGCCGCCAATGGCAACCCTTCAAAGATGCCGGCGAATGTTTGGGTGTGTTTTCATGGCAATGCCGCCACAGCACTGCACTGGCTGAATACGGTGGGCAAAGTCCGTTCGCGGGACGTGGGTTTTCTGCTTGTGGACTACCCTGGTTATGGTGTCAGCGCCGGACATCCCACCCGTGACTCAATCGCTGAAGCAGCGGAGGGAGCATATCAAGCGTTGGCACGCCACTATCAGGTTCCCAGCGCAGAACTCGACAAAGGCGTCAGTGTTTTGGCGTTTTCGATTGGCACGGCAGCCGGGTTGGATTTTGCTGGGCATCATCCGGTCAAGCAGGTGGTCTTGCTTGCCCCCTTCACCAGCTTGATGGACATGGCTCGACGCATTATTGGTTGGCCACTTTGCCTCGCGTTATTAGACCGGTTTGACAATAGTGCCCGATTAGACGAGCTTGCTGCTCGAACCACACCTCCCCGACTCCATCTATTCCATGGCGGGGAGGACGAGGTGGTGCCAGTCAGCATGGGAAAGTCGCTGGCCAAGAAGCATCCGACAATGATAGAGTTTCATGCCTATTCTGGCACTGGACACAATACCCTGCTGGAAACCGTGGAAAGTGACCTGCTACCGGTGTTGTCGGGAGAGGGGCACACCCTTCCGCCATCTAAATAATCACAGCCCGTAAGGATTGAGATTTGGTCGCCCGATGGACGACGTGTCGGTGGTGGATAACTTTTGTAAAATATTCGTTCACGCCTATTGCATTCTGGTCTGGCATTTTTTATTGTGCGGCTGGTTTAATCGTAACATGAGTGAACAGAATACAACCGCGAACGGCTGGGACGTCCAAGCCGCCCGCAATTTGTACAATATCCAACGCTGGGGCATTAAGTATTATGACATCAATGATGAGGGTCATGTGGTGGCCATGCCTCTGCATGAGGCTGGCGCGCGGGTGGATTTGACCGATGTGGTCGAAGAAGCCAAAGGGCGCGGGCTGCGTTTTCCGCTATTGATCCGCTTCCAGGACATTCTGCGACACCGGGTGGAGACGTTAAATGAGGCGTTTCGCGCTTCCATCAGGGAATTTAATTACGAGGGACATTATCGGGGCGTATTTCCCATCAAGGTGAATCAGTTGCGCGAGGTGGTCGAGGAAATCCTGGATGCCGGCAAGCCATACCAGTTTGGCTTGGAAGTGGGTAGCAAGCCGGAGTTGTATGCGGGTCTGGCGCTGCAAAGCCAACCCGGTAATTTGATCATCTGCAATGGGTATAAAGATCCCGGTGTCATCCGGATGGCACTGTTGGGGACCAAACTGGGCAAGACCATCATTCTGGTGGTGGAAAAGTTGGAAGAACTCCGGCAGATCATCACCGTGTCCAAGCAATTCGGGGTGGAACCACTGATTGGTATCCGGGCACGGCTTTCCGCCAAAGGGGCGGGGAAGTGGGCAGACAGCGGCGGCGAGAACGCCAAGTTTGGTCTCAGCACCGCCGAGATTCTGGCCGCCACGGATATGTTGAAAGCGGAAAACTTGCAGCATTGCCTCAAATTAATCCATTTTCACATTGGCTCACAAGTACCCGATATTATCACGGTGAAAAAGGCGGTGCAGGAGGCATCCCGGTTCTACGGCAAACTTTATAAAATGGGGTTCCCCATCCAGTATCTGGATGTGGGTGGCGGGTTGGGGGTGGATTATGACGGTAGCCGCTCCGTTTTTGACAGTTCCACCAACTATACGCTCCTGGAATACACCAACGACGTGGTCTATTATATAGCCGACGTATGCAGTATCGAGGGGGTGCCGCACCCGGATATCGTGAGTGAGAGCGGACGTGCCATTGTCGCGCATCACAGCGTGCTGATTGTGGAAGTTTTTGGCGCGATTGAAAAAGTAAGGAGCGGCAGCCAGTTCATCTACGAGGAGGATGAACATCCTTTGGTCAAAGAACTTCTGGATATCCGGCAAAATTTCACCAAATTGAACAAGTTGGAAGTCTTTCACGACGCGCTCGAACGCAAAGAAGACGCGCATCACATGTTCACCCTCGGTCTGCTGGATTTGCAGGATAAGGCGAAAATCGAAAGTCTCTACTGGGAAATCAGCACTGGAGTGGTGCAGAGTTTTCGCGGCCAAGCCTATATTCCAGAGGAAATCCGCAAATTGGGAGACAGCCTGGCTGACCAGTATCTTTGCAACTTTTCCGTATTCCAATCTCTGCTGGATCACTGGGCCTTGGGTCAGCTATTCCCCATCATGCCCATCAGCCGGCTGCTGGAAAGGCCAACGCGGGAGGCTACCCTCGTGGATATCACGTGCGACTCAGACGGCCAGATTAACAAATTCATTGATCTGCGTGATGTGCGGGAAACTCTGCCTCTACACCCGCTCCTCACCAATGGCAATGGCGCACAGGAGCCATATTATCTGGGCTTTTTCCTCATGGGCGCTTACCAGGACATTATGGGGGATTTGCATAACTTGTTTGGACGTGTAAACGAAGTGCATGTCTTTCTCGATCCTGATGAGCCGGCTGGCTACTACATTGAGGAAATCATCGAAGGCAATACCATTGTCCAAGCGCTGTCCGCTGTTCAATACGATGAACACGAACTGAAACGCCGGATGAAAGCGCAGATGGATGAGGCGATCAAATCCGACCGGCTGAAACCATCCGAAGCCATGCGCCTCTTGGATGAATACGAACGCGGCTTAAAAGAATACACCTATCTGACATTTTAAGTGGTCGTCGCGTACTGACCAATACCGCTTTTACAACTCACGCTTTATGGACCATGCCGGAACCCGCTCCTTCACCTGAATTGCTGCGCGATCTGGGCCGGTTATTGCGAGGGCTCTCAGCGCTGTTCTGGGGATTGCCGGTTTCGCTCGTGACCTGCGTGCATGTGGCGTTAAAAAACCGGTTGGAGGCACAAACCTCTGATTTTATCCTGCCGATCATCGTCAACGGGGTATTGTTGTATGGCACCTGGCAAATTGGGTATTTTCACCGGCAAGAACGCATCTGGTTGGCGAGTGTGGATCGCGTCCGCATGTTGGCAATGGTGCTGACTGGCTTGTCGCCTTTCCTTTTCTGGCACACCGAAGTGCCTGATGCCAATGTGTTCTATCTCGCCACCTTGCTGCTGGCGGCGTTTGGGCTGCTGTTTCTATATTATTTAAACCATGTGATGCTGCGCCTGGCCATGATGCTGCCCGATCAAGGGTTACAGCAGGAAACCCGCTTGTTCACCCAATTGAATCAATACTTGCTCGTAGCCATTCCCTTCAGCCTTTCGCTACTCTCCATGGTGGTCGCGTTGGTTCAATCTGGTCAACTGCCATCCCACTGGATGCGAGTGCTACAACAACCCCAGTCTGCCAATCAATGGTTTTTTTTGCTCCTTACCCTGTTGCCAGTCGCCACCACCATGGCCATCCTTTGGAAAATCAAAGAGGTCGTATTTCAGAGCATATTCGGCTCAAAGTCCTGACCGGTTACCGCAAACCCGCCGTGCCTTGTTCCGCTAAACCGAGCGGAAGATTGGGCATCAAACCGAGATAGAGCATGCCGATAATGCATACGACCAACGCCATCCGCATGGGAAATGAAATTTCGACTGGAGAAAGGTCAGTGGCATCCTTGGCCCAATAAATGGCGCGAATCACGCCGAAATAGTACCAGAACGACATGACGACGCCGGCCACCGCAATCCCCGCGAGCCAATAAAATGCACTATTCGTTGCCCCTTGTTGCAAGACGGCTTTGATAAGCAAGAACTTGCCAAAGAAGCCGGCCAACGGTGGTATTCCGGCCAGCGAAATCATTGCCAGCGTCATCGTCGCTGCCAGGAATGGTGAGCGTTGATGCAACCCAGCCAGGCCGCCAATATCCTCGGATTCCAGTTGCCGCAGCACGATGGTAATGACCGCGAACGCGGCCAGCACCGTGAACAAGTATGCTTGCAGGTAAAATAACATGGCGACAATACCCGCTTGATTCCCCGCTTGGTTCAAGGTGGAAAACCCCATCAGTAAGTACCCGGCATGGGCGATGCCCGAATAGGCCAGCAAGCGTTTAAGATTGCGTTGCGGCAAGGCACACAGATTACCGTATAAAATCGTCAACGCCGACAACCCAATGAGCAGGTGCAGCCAACTGCATGCGAATTTGGGGATGACCCCATAGAGCAGGCGCACTAAAAGCGCAAACCCAGCCGCCTTGGAACCAATGGCCAGAAAGGCGGTGACTGGAGTGGGTGCCCCCTGATAGACATCCGGCACCCAGAATTGGAACGGGAAAACGGCGATTTTGAACCCCAACCCCGCCAGGATCAGCAACATGCCCAAATTAAACAGGATAGGTTGCGCCAATGGAGTTTTGCTGGTCAGCTTGACGGATAGTTCACCAAAATCCAAGGTGCCCGTAGTCCCAAAGACCATGGCGATGCCAAAAACCATGAACGCCGATGCCAACGCACCTAGAATCAAGTATTTGACGCTGGCCTCCAGCGATTGCACCCGACTGCGCAGAAAACCGGTAAGGACATAGAAGGTGATGGTAATCAACTCCAAGGAGACAAAGAGCATGACAAAACTGTTAGCGGAGGCGGCGAACATCATGCCTGACAAAGCCAATAGGACCAATGCGTAAAACTCTGTAATGCCGGTCTGTATCTGGTCCGAAAACTCCACCGACATGATTAGAACAACGGCCCCCGCCAACAAAAATAGCCGCTTGAAAAACAAGGCAAAGTCATCCATCACGTAGGCGGTGCCGAAAGCGTGTTCCGGGGCACTGGTATCCATGGTAAACGTGAAGGCCCAGACCATAAACAGCACTGCCGCCCCGACATACCCAAGCCAGCGCCGATAGGCTGGCGCGATCCACAAATCCACCAGCAGCAACGCCAGCGCCAGCGTCACCACGATGATTTCCAAGCTAAGTAAAGTTGCGTTCATCCCGTTCGGCTATTTTTCAAGTTGGCTGCGGGCTTTTTTGCCCGATGTTTTCAAAGAAGTTTTTTCCATCTTTTTGACCGGTTTTGCGGTCCATTCATTATTGGACCTATTCACGATTTGGCGCGCCGCTGGTTCGATGGCTTTCGTCAATAATGGCGGATAAACTCCCAATGCCAGCAAGGCCGCAAGCAGTAAACCATAAGGCAATTTTCGCCATAGCCCGAGCGGCATAGCCATGGCTGAAGGCATGTCGGGCTCGGTGTAACCGGCGTCCCTAACTTTGTTCCAAGCTTCTGGTAATGGACCGTGCAATACGTTACGCACCGCCCGCAACATATACACTGCACCAATAATCAGCGCGCCCCATGCTGCGAAGACGACGATATATGATAGGCCACTCCAAGCGCCAAACAGGACCAGTATCTCGCCCGCAAAATTGCCAAACCCTGGTAAACCGCAACCCGCCATCATGGCCATGACCAGCAAGGCACCCGCAAAGGGCATGCGTTGCAACAGCCCACCCAGAGTGTTGATCTCCAAGGTGCCGGTTTCCTGCCGGATATGACCGCTCAACGCAAACGTCAGGGCGGCCAATAACCCATGGGCCACCATGACCATCACGCAACCGGTCACCCCGATCAAGGTCAAGCTGGCTATCCCAAGGAAACAAAAGCCCATGTGCGCCACGCTGGAATTACCAATAAGCAGATTCAAGTCGCGCTGGCGCATCGCCACCCAACCGTTGTAAAGAATATTGCCCAGCGCCAAAACAGCCAGCCATTGCATCCAATACTGCGCCGCCTGCGGCATCAAGGGTAACGCCACCCGCAACAAACCGTACAAGCCGAATTTTTTCAGTACTCCGGCATGAAGCATGGCGGTGGCAGGCGGAGCGCTGGCATAACCCAGCGGAGCCCAGGAATGGAACGGCCAAAGCGAAACCAGAATACCAAAACCAAACAAGAGCCACGGGAATATGAGTTCTTGATCGGCAATGGATAACGGGCGGGCTTGAATGTTTTTCGCCAGTTCCACCATGTCAAAGGTGCGCGCCCCGCCCTTCAGGTAGAGCAAGATCAACCCGACCAAGGCAATCAGCGCACCCAAGCTCAGGTAAAGGGTAATCTGAAAGGTGGCGTAATTTTTCCGTTCGCCATGTCCCCATACGCCGATCATGATGAAGGTAGGCACCAACGCCAGTTCGTGGAAGAAATAGAAGAAAAAGAGGTCAAGCGACGCAAATGCACCCAAGATGCCACCGGTCATGACCAGCAAAAGGAAATAAAATTCTTTCTCCCGGGTTTTAATATCACGGCTGATGCAGGCGGCGGCAAACGCGACCAAAGCGCCCATCAGGATCAATCCCAAGTTAATGCCGTCAACGCCGACGTGATAGCTGATTCCCAGTGACGGGACCCACGGTATTTTCTGGATGAATTGGAAGCCATCCAGCTTGGGGTTGAACTGAACAAAAAGAAAAACCGCCGCAATCAGGGTCAGGGCCGTAAATGCCACGGATACCATGCGGATGACGAACCGGTAATTTCGCGGCAGTAAGGCGACCAGCAACGCGCCGAGGAAGGGCAATAAAATGATAAGCGATAAAAGCGACAGGTTCATATCATTTAAGCATCTTCCACAACACAATCACCACTCCCAAGGCGAACAGAAAGACATAAGTTTGCAGGTTCCCGGTTTGCAGCAAACGCAAAGCACGTCCCGTGAACTCCGTAGAAGCATGAACTCCACGCACACCCAGCCCGGATACGATCCAACGGTCAAACCAGTCTGCCACCGTGGCAATGGCGTCATGCGTCAAGCCAATGACGCCGGCATACACTTCATCAAAGTAAAACTTATCGCGCAGCCAAACCGCCACGCAGCCAAGTTTTTGGGGCAGGGGATCAACAGTCGCCTTGCCATAGAAGGCCCAAGCCAGGAGAAAACCAATGACGGCTGCGAATAGTCCTGAAACGGCAGCAACTGGTGCGTGCAAAAATGGCCCAAACAGCATGGTCACAACCGAACTGGTGTGATGTTCGATCCCAAACATCTTCACACGTCCTAGCAGCGACTCAATGCCAATGAAGGCGGCAATGGCTGAAAATAGTGCCAGAACAACCAGAGGAATCGTCATCACTTTTGGTGATTCGTGGGCCGATTCCGCGTGCTGGTCTTTAACGGGCCCCAGAAATACCACAAATACCAGCCGGAACATGTAAAAACTGGTTAGGGCAGCCACCGTAACTCCCAAAACGAATAAAGCCCGTTGATGCTCCCAGGCTTGCGCAAGAATCGCGTCCTTGCTGTAAAAACCGCTGAACGGCCAAATACCGCAAAGCGCCAGCGTGCCGACCAGAAACGTCAACCAAGTAATCGGTAACTTGCGGCGCAGTGCCCCCATTTTCCAAATATCCTGTTCGTGATGCAGTGCATAGATGACCGAGCCAGCGGCCAAAAACAAGAGTGCTTTAAAAAACGCGTGCGTCGTCAGGTGAAACATTGCCGGCGATGGACCGTGAAGTCCAACCGCCATAACCATGTACCCCAATTGGGAAAGGGTGGAGTAGGCCAGGATGCGCTTAATATCGTTTTGCTGCACCGCGATGAGCGCGGCCAACAGGGCGGTGATACCGCCGATCCAGGCGATAAAATCCAGCGCGGAGAAACCATTCAAGAAAGCCAGATTTTCCGGCCACACCGGAGGGAGGTTGTACAGGAAGAATACCCGGCACAGCATATATACGCCTGCCGCTAC
The Verrucomicrobiota bacterium DNA segment above includes these coding regions:
- a CDS encoding NADH-quinone oxidoreductase subunit M; its protein translation is MNLSLLSLIILLPFLGALLVALLPRNYRFVIRMVSVAFTALTLIAAVFLFVQFNPKLDGFQFIQKIPWVPSLGISYHVGVDGINLGLILMGALVAFAAACISRDIKTREKEFYFLLLVMTGGILGAFASLDLFFFYFFHELALVPTFIMIGVWGHGERKNYATFQITLYLSLGALIALVGLILLYLKGGARTFDMVELAKNIQARPLSIADQELIFPWLLFGFGILVSLWPFHSWAPLGYASAPPATAMLHAGVLKKFGLYGLLRVALPLMPQAAQYWMQWLAVLALGNILYNGWVAMRQRDLNLLIGNSSVAHMGFCFLGIASLTLIGVTGCVMVMVAHGLLAALTFALSGHIRQETGTLEINTLGGLLQRMPFAGALLVMAMMAGCGLPGFGNFAGEILVLFGAWSGLSYIVVFAAWGALIIGAVYMLRAVRNVLHGPLPEAWNKVRDAGYTEPDMPSAMAMPLGLWRKLPYGLLLAALLALGVYPPLLTKAIEPAARQIVNRSNNEWTAKPVKKMEKTSLKTSGKKARSQLEK
- the nuoL gene encoding NADH-quinone oxidoreductase subunit L, producing the protein MNFVENIAWVILLLPMVAATLITLFTLRDGRTSAALSIAAIVSSFLVTLVPFVLVREANVVESLSFPWLSVGDLKIEMGLLLDPLSVLMLLVVTGVGSAIHIYSWGYMKDDPSVGRYFAGLSLFTFSMLGIVLANNLVMMFVFWELVGVSSYLLIGFWHQKASAADAAKKAFLTNRLGDFGFLVGILLVWGLTGTVKFSELAANLGRHPELLGAWTCVAGLLIFCGAMGKSAQFPLHVWLPDAMEGPTPVSALIHAATMVAAGVYMLCRVFFLYNLPPVWPENLAFLNGFSALDFIAWIGGITALLAALIAVQQNDIKRILAYSTLSQLGYMVMAVGLHGPSPAMFHLTTHAFFKALLFLAAGSVIYALHHEQDIWKMGALRRKLPITWLTFLVGTLALCGIWPFSGFYSKDAILAQAWEHQRALFVLGVTVAALTSFYMFRLVFVVFLGPVKDQHAESAHESPKVMTIPLVVLALFSAIAAFIGIESLLGRVKMFGIEHHTSSVVTMLFGPFLHAPVAAVSGLFAAVIGFLLAWAFYGKATVDPLPQKLGCVAVWLRDKFYFDEVYAGVIGLTHDAIATVADWFDRWIVSGLGVRGVHASTEFTGRALRLLQTGNLQTYVFLFALGVVIVLWKMLK